DNA sequence from the Brevundimonas sp. NIBR10 genome:
TTTCGGGTGAGGCTTTCCCCCGAGCCCCCGAAGCAAGGGCCGCACTTTCCCCCGAGTGCGGCCCTTTTTCGTGCCTGGCCGCGCTCAACGAATATGGATATTTCTTAATCTTTTCCGTCGCATCCGGTATACCGAGCGAACAGTAGCTGATCCTGAACCGCCCGGTGGTCGAGGCGGTCTTTCAGGAGAAGATCGATGTTTCGCCGCCTCGCCGCCCCATCTGCCTGTGTGTTGTCCATCTGCGCCCTCTCAGTTTCGGCTCTGCCCGTCAGCGCGCATGAGCGTCAGGCCGCTCGCCCGGCGCGTCATGCCCAGGCCATGACCCTGGTGGCGGTCGCCGCCGCCAATCCCGACTTCTCGACTCTGGTCAGCGCCGTCCAGGCGGCGCGGCTGGTCGATACGCTTTCAGGGACAGGCCCCTTCACCGTCTTCGCGCCGACGAACGCAGCATTCGAGACCCTGCCCCAGGGTGCGGTCCAGAGCCTGGTACAGCCCGCCCGCCGCGCCGCCCTGCAACGGATCCTGACCTATCACGTCGTCGCAGGTCGGATCAGCGCGGCCGATCTGGCCACGGCTGTGCGTGTGGGTGGGGGTTCTGCGAACCTGACGACGGTCGAGGGCGGCCGCCTGACGGCGGTGGACGCAGGGCGTGGTCGGTTGCGGCTGCACGACGCGGCCGGAGAGAGCTTCTGGATCACCGCGACGGATGTGAATGCGTCGAACGGCGTGATCCACGTCATCGACGGCGTGATGACGCCGCACTGAATCAGCGGACGGGTCAGTTGGGGCCGTCCGGGACGGCCCCTTCTTGTCCGGACTATTCCCCGGCGCGAACCTCGTCGCGGGCGACGGAGGCGAGTTCGTCCATCTTGGAGCGGATTTCGCCCTCGGAGACGGTCATGCCCGAGCCCTTGAAGTCGCCGGCGATCTTGCGGAACACGTCTTCCTCGCCGGGTTGCTCGAAATCGGCGCGGACAACGGCCTTGGCATAGTCTTCGGCGGAGTCGGGGCTCAGACCCATCTTCTCGGCAGCCCAAAGGCCCAGCAGCTTGTTGCGGCGGGCCATGGCCTTGAATTCCTGGTCCTGATCGAGGGCGAATTTGGACTCGAAGCCCTTTTCCCGATCGTCGAAGGTCGTCATGGGTCGTCGAACGCTCCTGCCGCGGACCAAAGCCTGGGTCTCGCACGGCTGGTCTATAGCCGCACGCGCGCGCAAGGCAACTGACAACGGTTCGCAGAAACGCGCGGATCGCCACACCCCGGCCCGCTGCAAGGCACCGTTCGTTTGTATCGCGGGGCCAGTTCCGCTAAGGGACAGCCACGTTCTTTACTGCGCCCGTCGATTCCTTATCGCGCCGCCCTGACCTGGCCCCAAGGCCCTGCGCAGGCTGCGCGATTTTCGTTTCCGGGGTGGCGCACACCGTCCCAACTCCGGGACCCGGCCAGACATCGACATGAATACCAAGCGCAAGAAGATCTACGAAGGCAAGGCCAAGATCCTCTACGAAGGGCCCGAGCCGGGCACCCTGATCCAGTATTTCAAGGACGACGCCACCGCCTTCAACGGCGAGAAGAAGGCCCAGCTCGAGGGCAAGGGCGTCATCAACAACCGCATAAGCGAGTTCGTGATGAGCCGCCTGAACGGCATCGGCATCACCAACCACTTCATCAAGCGGCTGAACCTGCGCGAACAGCTGATCCGCGAGGTCGAGATCATCCCTCTGGAGGTCGTCTGCCGCAACGTCGTCGCCGGTTCGCTGGCCACGCGTCTGGGCCAGGAAGAGGGCACGCCCCTGCCCCGCTCGATCATCGAATTCTATTACAAGAAGGACGAGCTCAACGATCCGATGGTGACCGAAGAGCATATCACCGCCTTCAACTGGGCCACGGGTCCCGAGCTGGACGACATCCTGGCCACGACCCAGCGGGTCAACGACTATCTGTGCGGGATGTTCGGCGCGGTCGGCATCACCCTGGTGGACTTCAAGATCGAGTTCGGCCGGGTGTGGGAAAACGACTTCAGCCGCGTGATCCTGGCCGACGAGATCAGCCCCGATTCCTGCCGCCTGTGGGATTCCAACACCGGCGAGAAGATGGACAAGGACCGGTTCCGTCGCGACCTGGGCAATGTCATCGAGAGCTATACCGAGGTGGCCCGCCGCCTGGGCATCATGAAGGATATGCCGACGGTAATTCAGGGGGGGCTACACTGATGGCCAAGGTCAAGGTTCACGTCTTTCTCAAGCCCGGCGTCCTCGACGTCCAGGGCAAGGCCGTCGAAGGCGCGCTGAAGGGGCTCGGATGGGCCGGCGTGGCCAATGCCCGCGTCGGCAAGCTGATCGAGTTCGATCTCGACGGCGTCGAGGACCCGCAGGCCGAGGCCAAGAAGATGTGCGAGCAGTTGCTGGCCAATACGGTGATCGAAAGCTACCGGATCGAGGTCGCCTAGCAACCGCCGGCGGCGATAGCCATTTCATACGCCGAACCCACGGAGCGACGCATGACATTCACCCTGACCTCCAACGACATCACCGACGGCGGCGTCCTGCCTGACGCTCAGGTGCAGGCGCTTGGGAACACCTCGCCGCATCTGGCCTGGTCGGGTGCGCCCGAGGGGACGAAGTCGTACGCCATCACCTGCTATGATCCCGACGCGCCGACGGGGTCGGGCTTCTGGCACTGGACGGTGGCGAACATCCCGGCCGACGTCAGCGAAATCCCTACCGGCGGACCGGTGCCGTCCGGCGCGGTCGAGGGCCGCACCGACTATGGCCCGGCCGGGTTCGGCGGGGCCGCCCCGCCTCCGGGACATGGGCCGCATCGCTACATCTTCACGGTCTTCGCCGTGGACGTGGAGACGCTCGACGTCACGCCCGACAACTCCGGGGCCGTGTTCGGCTTCAACCTGTTCTTCCATACGCTGGCCAGGGCCACGATCACCGCGACCTACGAGAACAAGGGCTGAAGGCCTATCTGAGCGTGAAGATGAGGCGCAGGCCGGCGGTCAGGATCGGATCGCGGTCCTTGTCACCGCCGGGATTGTAGATCCACTGCAGGTCCGGCTGGATGGTGAACGGCCCCAGGGTGTCGGCGTAGGTCAGTTCGATGCCGCCCTCGGCGTTGCCGAACGTCGTGCCGGCGTCCCGGGCGTTGGCCTTGGACTTGTCGGACAGCAGGCCCTGGTGAAAGCCGATCGAGAAGGCGCTGTCGGGACGGCTGTCGAAGACGGAATCGACACGCAGGCCGGTCTGCCATCCGCCCTTGAAGTCGGTGGTGTCGCCGTCCGACACGCCCAGCCGCAGGAAGGCGCGAACCGTCGGAGCGTCCTCGGCCTCGAACACGGTGCCTTCCGCGACCAGATAGGCACCCTGGGCGTCGCTGAGGGCAGGATCTCCGCCCGGCAGGGTGTCGCGGATATCCTCCTGGCCCTCGCCATAGCGCCAGGCCCCGACCGCGATCCGCAACGGACCCGCCCAGCCCGCCTCGGCGAGGTAGAGGATGCCGTCGTCCATCGTGGTGTCGACACCGCCGTCGTCACCGATCGTCCCTGCCCGGGCATTCACCGCGGCGGCCTGAACATGGAAACCGTCCGTCGATCCGATGCGAATCCGCGCCGCCAGGGAGGTCGAGGGGAAGATCGCCGGACCGTTCGGCCCCGTGGCCGCCAGCTCCGACCCGATCCCGAACGGAGGGGCCATCAGCAGATCGGAGGCCTCGGTGACATAGAACTCGCTGTTGACGTCATAGAGGCCCGCCAGGATCGAAGCGCGGCCTTCGGCCAGATCCTGCTCGATCCAGGCTTCGTACAGGCGCACGCCCTGGGAGCCGACTTCGATATTGTCATAGCCCTGAAGCGTGCCGGCGATCGCGTTCGGCTCACCGCCCCCGTTGGCGAGGAGGCTGAAGTGGACGCGGGCCCCACGCCAGCCGAACTGGCGCTCCAGATCGCCGTCCAGCGAAGCGTCGAAATTGTCCAGGAAGCGTCCGGCCGGAGTGTCGATGCCGTCTACAACCCCGATGACGTCGGCGGTGTAGGCGGATTGAAGCTGCCAGACCGGTCCCTCGGACCCGGCCTCTGGAACGTCGTCCTGGCTTGCGGCGAAAGCCGCCGTCGATGACGACATGATCATTACTGCAACCGATGCAGTTACCCGAAATAGAGACTTCATAGGGTCGGCGATCCATTCTGGACGTGGCACGCACCGACAAGACCGGCCGCCACGCTTCCTGAACATCCGCGAAACAGTTCAAGAAAACGCCCGTTTCTGAATACGTACCTTTACCTAACGTACACAGTGACGGTCGTTAGGATTCTCACGGTACACAGAGGTGAGATACGGAGGTGCCCATGCTCTCAACGATCCGCTCCAAGGTGAAAATCGCGGGCTACGCCATTCTGGCCCTTTGCGGCCTGAGCTCGGGCGTCGGCCTTGTGGTCGCAGTAATGCTGAGCGTGTCTCTGGCAGACTCGACGAAGACGTCGCAGATCATGCGCAACCACCTCGAGGGCGACATGATGCATGACGCCCTGAACAGCGACGTGCTGGCGGCCCTGCTCGCGGCCGAACAAGGTCGGTTCGCCGAGATCGCAGGGGTACGGTCGGAGATGCAGGAGCATGCCGCCCATTTCCGGGCCATGATCGCGGACAACAAGGCGATCGCTACAGACCCCGGAACCATCGAAGTGCTGACGGCGGTCGAGCAGCCGCTGGAGAACTATATTACCGCAGCCGAGGCGCTCGTTGCGCTCGCCGCCACCGACCCGGTCGCCGCCAACGCCGCCCTGCCCGCCTTCAGCGCCAGTTTCACCGAGCTGGAAGATCGCAACGGTGCCGCCTCGGAGGCGATCGAGGCGACCCTGCTCGCCACAAAGGCGCGCGCCGACTTTCTGGTCCTCGGCGGGGAAATCCTGATCGGCCTGACCCTTCTGCTGGGGATCGGTCTGAGCCTGGTCCTGAACCGCCAGGCCATGCGGACGGTCGTGGCCCCGATCGGTGTGCTGAACGACGAGATGGCGGCCCTGGCGCGGGGTCGAACCGACGTCGACCTGACCAGCGCGGAACGGAAGGACGAGCTGGGGGCCGTGGGCCGTTCGGTCGTGGACCTGCAGGCCCTGATCGTCGAGCGCGCCCGCGCCGAGGCCGAGGCCCAGGCGGTCCGGCGCAGCCAGGCCGAACAAGCCCAGCTGGCCGTCGCCGAACAGCAGAGCCAGGTCGTGGCCGCCATGGCCGAGGGTCTGGATCATCTGATGCGCGGCGACCTGACCCACCGCATCGAGGGCCGCTTCCCCGAAGGCTATGAGAAGCTGAAGTCCGATTTCAACGCCGCCCTGGTCCAGCTCGAAGACACGCTGACGTCTGTTGACGGCAACGCCTCGGCGATCCGCAGCGGTGCCCGTGAGATGACCCAGGCCACCGACGACCTGTCACGCCGCACCGAGCAGCAGGCTGCCAGCCTGGAACAGACGGCCGCGGCCCTGGAACAGATCACCGCGACCGTGAACCGCTCGGCCGAGGGGGCCCGCCAGGCCTCCGACGTCGTGGGCGAGGCGCATAACGACGCCGAGGCCAGCGGCCGTGTGGTCGGCCAGGCCGTCGATGCCATGGACGCGATCCATGCCTCCTCCAAGGAGATGGGCCAGATCCTCAGCGTGATCGACGAGATCGCCTTCCAGACCAACCTGCTGGCCCTGAATGCGGGCGTCGAGGCCGCGCGCGCCGGCGACGCCGGTCGAGGCTTTGCGGTCGTCGCGTCCGAGGTGCGGGCCCTGGCCCAGCGCTCGGCCGACGCGGCCAAGGAGATCAACACCCTGATCTCGAACTCCGGCCGTCAGGTTTCGGTGGGTGTCGATCTGGTGCGTCAGACCGGCGCGAACCTCGACAAGATCGCCGGCCGCGTCGTCCACGTCGGCAAACTGATCTCCGAGATGGCTGCGGCCAGCCAGGAACAGGCCACGGCCCTGCGCGAGATCAACACCGCCGTCAGCCATATGGACCAGGTCACCCAGCAGAACGCCGCCATGGTCGAGGAGACCACCGCCGCCAGCCACGCCCTGTCCCAGGAAACGGAGGTTCTCAGCCAGTCGATCGGCCGCTTCCATCTGTCGACACGGGCCGAGGGCGGCCGTCAGGCTTCGCCGATGCGCGCGGCGGCCTGAGCGACCTTCTCGTCCAGGTGCGCTGACACCCCGCAGGAATCCTGCTAGACGCCCGGCCCATGAGCGCAGCCGTCATCGTCTTCCCCGGGTCCAACTGTGATCGCGACTGCAAGGTCGCGGTCGAACGCTCCACCGGCGAGCGGGTCGAGATGGTCTGGCACCAGGACACCGACCTGCCCGACGACCTGGACCTGATCGTCCTGCCGGGCGGGTTTTCGTACGGCGACTATCTGCGCTGCGGGGCCATGGCGGCCCAGTCGCCGATCATGGCGGCGGTGAAGAAGGCCGCTGACGACGGGGTCGCGGTGCTGGGCATCTGCAACGGGTTCCAGATCCTGTGCGAGGCCGGGATGCTGCCAGGCGCCTTGCTGAGGAACGCGGGCCTCAAATACGTCTGCAAGCCGATCGCGCTGGAGGTCACCAACGGCCAGACCCGCTTCACCGCCGGCTATCAGGGCCAGCGCGAGGTGGTGATGACGCAAGGCAACGGCGACGGAAACTATTTCGCCGACGCCGAGACCCTGGCCCGGCTCGAGGGCGAGGGCCAAGTGGTGTTCCGCTACGTCGACAATCCGAACGGCTCGGTCGCCAATATCGCCGGCATCCAGAATGCGCGCGGCAATGTGCTGGGGATGATGCCCCACCCGGACCGGGCCTTCGAGGCTGAGCTGGGTTCGGCCGACGGGGCCACCCTGTTCCGCTCGATCATGGCGGCGGCGTAAGGCCTACCAGGCACCGAGCTCGCGCAACTGCGTGGCCAGGTCGTCGGGCAGGTCGCCGGGGTCCATCGACGACAGGTCGGCGGGCGCATCCTTGGGCTCCAGATAGCGCCAGCCCTGAAAGGGTCGCCGGGCCTGAGGGGCCGTGCGGATCACCTCGGGCGACAGGCGGATGAGGCACATCTTCGCCTTGCCCTCGCCGGTGGTCGATATGTCGAGGATCGGCATCCGGCAGACGACAGACCCCTTCATGACCCAGTAGATCGAGCCGCCGTCCTCGATCTCGTCGGCGCGCTTGGGCGTCATCCGGGTGTTGACCGTCAGCCACTGACCCTTGGCGGCGCGGCGTTCCAGGGTCTCGACGTGGGCCACACCGACGCAGAGCTTGATCATGTGCAGAGGCATGGCCCGCCTCTAGCACCCCTGACCCACGCGGGGCCAAGGGTGTTCAAACGCGACGATCAGGGCTGGGGCGAGGTGCTGGTGACGACGGCGGGTCCGGATGAGGGAGCCGGCGAGATGATCACGGGCGCGGGCGGCGTCATAGAACGGGCCTCGGCGGCGCGAGCCTCGCTGGCGGCGCGGATGGCGTCGGCCTGGGCGCGGGCGGCGTCGGCGCGGGCGATGTCGAGGCTTTGCTGACCGCCGGCGATCTGGCCCTGGATGGCGGCGGCGCTGGAGGTGGCCTGGGCGTCGGCGACCGCCTGTGCGGCCTGGGCCTCGGCGATACGGGCCTGGGCCTCGGCGTCGGCGCTCGGCGCGGCATCGCGGGTGGCCAGGATCCAGAAGGCGGCGATCACGACCAGCACGGCCAGGCCGCCCGCGATCCACCAGCCGGTGGTGGATTCGCGGCGAACGACGATGGTCTCGCTGTAGATCGGTTCGGAGCGCGGCGTGTTGGGTGCGCGGGTCGGGTCGAGATTGGGGTCGTACTGGCTCACGGGGTGTCCCTCCATTGAGGCATGGGAACGGTCCCGCTTGCCCGAGGTTCCTCCCCGCCTCTGGTCAGCCCATCCGGCGCAGGACCAGGGCGCTCCAGGCGTCGCGATGGATGCGGCGTTCCAGCCGGAACCCCTTGGACAGATAGGCGGCGGTCACGCGCCGTTCCTGCGTCCGCAGCAAGCCCGACAGGATGGCGACGCCGCCGATCCGCAGTGCCAGCTTGATGTCCTGGGACAGGGCGACCAGCGGCGGGGCCAGGATGTTGGCGAACACCAGATCATAGGGGCCGTGCTGGCGCACCCGGCGATCGTTCAGGCCCGAGGCGTGGACAAACGAGGCCCTGGCCTGATTCAGTTTGGCGTTCTCGTTGGCGATGCGCACCGAGGGGCCGTCGATGTCGGTGCCGACGGCGACCTTGGACCCCGTCTTCGCCGCCGCGATGGCCAGGACGCCCGTGCCGCAGCCGACGTCGAGCACCTTGTCGAAGGTCTCGCGCTTCAGCAGTTCATCATAGGCGACGAGGCAGCCGACGGTGGTGCCGTGGTGGCCGGTGCCGAAGGCGGCGCCCGCGTCGATCTTCAGCGCCACGGCGCTGAGCGGAACCTGGCCCTGGTCGTGGGCGCCGTAGACGAAGAACCGCCCGGCCTTGACCGGCGGCAGGCCCGACAGCGACATCGCCAGCCAGTCGGCGTCGGCCAGAACCTCGACATGGACGGTCACCTCGGGGTGTTCCGCCAGGCGCGCCTGCAAGGCCTCGGCCTCGTCCGCCGTGGTCGGGAAGGCGTCGATGCGCCAGATGCCCTTGTCCTCGTCTTCCTCGAGGATGGAATAGGTGGCCCCCTCCAGCATGACGTCGGCGTCGATGGCCTCAGCGGCGGCTTCAGCGGCGGCACGGGGGCCACGGGCGATAATCTGGAGTGCGGTTTGGGACATTTCTCAAACGCCGGTATGGTGGCGAATCGAAAGCACACAGGACACGCCATGGCGGGTCCGTTCTAACCGAGGGGTCGGGCATTCCATGGCTAAGTCACCGTCTGCGTCGAGTTCAACGTCGCCGAAACCGGCGAAGGCCGCTTCCAAGCCCAAACCGGCGGCAAAGTCGAGCGCCGTGACGGCCGAGACGGCAAAACCCGCCGCTGCCAAGGCCCCCAAGCCGGTCAAGGCTGCTGCGCCCAAACCCGCTCCGAAGGCCGCCGCCAAGCCGGTCAGCGCACCGGCCACCCGCGCCAAGCCGGGCCCCAAACCCGGCGCCAAGGCCGCCAAGACGGCTGCAGCGGTGACGACCACGACCGCTCCGGCCGTCGCGCCCAAGGTCCGCGCCAAGCCCGGCCCGAAACCCGGTGCCAAGGCGGCCAAGGCTGCCGCTACAACGACGCCCACCCCCGCCCCGACCGCGCCCACCCCGACCCCGGCTGCGCCCAAGGCCGTGAAGACGGCGACGAAGACTGCGCCTTCCGCCGCGAAGTCTGCGCCCAAGGCGACCAAGGCCCCGGCCAAGCCCACCACCAAGACCGCGACGGTCAAGGCCAAGCCGGGTCCGAAGCCGGGCGCTCGCGCCGCCAAGGCTGCCACCGCAGCCGCCGTGACGCCCGCCGTCGCACCGGCTCCCGCACCCAAGCCGGTCGAAACGCCCAAGGCTGCGGCCAAGCCGGCTGCCGCTGCGACGCCCGCCCCCGCCGCTGCTGCCCCGGCCGCCGCGCCCAAGCCCGCCGAAGCCCCGGCCAAGCCCAAGAGCTGGCTCGACAAGGTCGCCGACGCCATCTTCGGCAAGCGCTGATCGCCTCACACGCCGCTGAAAAATGCGAAAGGCCGGACGGGTTGCCCCGTCCGGCCTTTTTCGTGTCCGGCGAAGGACGCGGTAGATCAGTCGGCGGCGAGATCCTCGGCCAGGATGGCCATCTCGAACATGAAGCTGCCGTCCTCGTCCTCGTCGTCGAAGACCACGCCGATGAATTCGTCGCCGACATAGACCTCGGCCGAATCGGTTACCTTGGGCCGGGGCTTCACGGCGATGCCGCCGGTGTTGAAGGTCTTCTTCAGATGCGTCTCGATGCGCTTCATGTCGGTGGCGTTCATCGGGGCCTCGTTTCGTCTCAGGGGATTTGGCGGCGGACCCTAGAGAAGGGCGGCGACGTTGGAAACCCATCTCCTCCCCGTGCGCAGCATGGGGAGGTGGATCCGACCTCTTCGGGAGGAGACGGAGGGGGTGACACGGTGCTGGCGATGAGGACTTCTGACACCTGATCCGGGGGCGGAAAGTGACGCCTCGTTCAGACCGCGTCGCCCCCTCCGTCACGGCGCAAGAGGCGCCGCGCCACCTCCCCATGCTTCGCACGGGGAGGAGAATTAGATCACGAAGTCATAGACCACATCGGCGAGCGTATGATCCATCGTGCGGGCCGGGGCGTCGCCGGTGGGGCAGTTGACCAGGCGAGCGGGGACGCCGGCGACGGTGCAGCCCGACGGCACGGGTTTCAGGACGACGGAACCCGAGGCCACCTTGGCGAAATCACCGACCTCGATATTGCCGAGCACCTTGGCGCCGGCACCCAGCAGGACGCCGCGTCCGATCTTGGGGTGACGATCGCCGCGCTGGGCACCCGTGCCGCCCAGGGTGACGCCGTGCAGCATCGACACCTCGTCGCCGACCACCGCCGTCTCGCCGATGACGATGCCCGTGCCGTGGTCGAAGAACAGGCCCTTGCCCAGTTTCGCACCCGGATGAATGTCGATCTGGAACAGTTCGGAGATGCGGCTCTGAAAATGAAAGGCCAGGGTCTCGCGCCCTTGGGTCCACAGCCAGTGGGCGACGCGCGACGCCTGAAGCGCCTGGAATCCCTTGAAATAGAGGAAGGGCTGCAACAGCGAGCGGATCGCCGGATCGCGCTCGGCGACCGCCTGAAGATCGGCCTCTGCCGCCGCCACGATCGAAGGGTCCGACCAGAAGGCGAAGGCGCAGACCTCGCGCACACTCATCTGGGCCAGTTCGGCGTCGCCGATCTTGCGCGCGATCTGGAAGCTGAGGGCGTTGGCCAGGTCGAAATGCGACAGGATGGTCGCATTCATCATCGAGCCCAGATGCGGCTCGCTGCGCGTCGCCTCCTCGGCCGAGGCGCGCAGTTGCGACCAGATCGACGGGGCTTCCTGATCGGCGACGACCTCAAGCCTTGGGGGTGTGGACATGCCGCCGCTCCTGTTCCCGAACCTAGCTGCGCGTCAGCATGGCATGCGCCAGCCAGCCCGGCAGAAGGCCCTCCTTGGCCATATGGTACGCCCGATACGCTGTCGCTACCGTAAACGAATCCGGGATCGCCCCGCGCTCGATCTCGTGCAGCAGGGTCATGAACGGCACCCGCACCACGGTCAGCACCTCGGTGGGATCGGGGTCCAGCGGAACCGGCGTCAGATCCCAGGCGATCCAGGTCAGGCCGATCTCATCGGTGATCGAGTTGGACACCTCGATCCGCAGCGCCAGTTTCCAGGACGCGGCCTTCAGCCCGGCCTCTTCCGCCAGTTCGCGCATGGCGCCTTCGAGCGGATCCTCATCGAAGGGCGCACCGCCTTCCGGCATTTCCCAGGAATAGTTGGCGTGCGCGAACCGCGCCTGCCCGACCAGGGTGACGGTGCCGTCCGCGTGAACCGGCAGGATGCCCGTCGCGACATTGCGGAACCGCACCACGCCGTAGCGGGCATCGCGTCCGGTGGGAGCGACGGCCTTGTGCTCGGTGACCTGCATCCAGGGGGTGTCGTGGACGACCTCATGCCCCAGATCCTGCCAGGGGACCGGCGTCGGCATGCCCTCGGCCCAGCTTGGGATGATGGCTTGAGATATATCTTTGGGGGCGCTATCGGTCACCCGCGATCTATGGCCCAGACGACGACAGAACAACAGACGAGGCGATGACCATGACCGATGCCGTTCCCCTGGGCGCGCCCCTTCCCCTGCCGACGCCCTCGGCCGAACTGCGCGCGCGGCTGGCCGTCCGGCGTTCGGCGCCGGCCCAGGCCCTGACGGTGCCTGGACCCGACCGCGATGCGATCAAGGACATCCTGACCCTGGGGGCCCGCAGCCCTGACCACGGCAAGATGACCCCCTGGCGGTTCGTGGTCATGGGGCCGGAAAGCCGCGCGGAGATCGCCGAACAGCTAGCAGCCCTGGCGGTCGCCAAGGGCCTGCCCGGCAAGGCCCTGGCCGTGCTGGCCAAGCTGACCGCCGCGCCCGTGTCGATCCTGGTGGTCTCGACCGCGCGCCCCGGCCCGAAGCCGGTGTGGGAACAGGAACTCAGCGCGGGGGCCGTCTGCATGAACCTCGAACACGCGGCGTCGGCGTACGGATTCTCGTCCTGCTGGATCACCGACTGGTACAGCTATGACGCGGAAGGGGCGGCCCTGTTCCGCGTGGCGGAGGGCGAGCGGATCGCGGGCTTCATCCACATCGGCACGGCAGCGGAAGCGCCGCTGGAGCGCGAACGGCCGGACATCGCCGCCCTCACTCGATATCAGCCCTGATCCCTGCTAGGCTGGGCGAAACGTCCGCTGGAGGATCGGTCATGGCCCTGCCCCCGTCTGCGACGGCAATCGCCTTTGTCTTGACCCGCGACCGGACGGTCTCCGACGCCTTCTATCGCGACATCCTTGGCCTGACGTTCAAGATGGACGACGGGTTCGCGGCGGTGTTCGACCTGAACGGGGCGGACCTGCGCATTACCCATGTGCCGGACCACGTGGGGGCCCCGCACCCGGTGCTGGGCTGGCAGGTGCCCGACATCGCCTCCACCGTCGCCGACCTGACGGCCAAGGGGGTCGTCATGACGATCTATCCGGGCATGGGCCAGGACGAGACGGGCGTCTGGACCTCACCCGACGGCAAGGCGCGCGTGGCCTTCTTCCCCGATCCCGACGGAAACATGCTCAGCCTGACCCAGTGCTGAGGTCAGCCGCCTAACCCCGGCTTTCGCCACTCCATCATCAGGAACCAGGGCGCGCGGTTGTAGTGGGCGACGCGGGCGGGATCGCCGCCGATGGCGCGGGGCTCGTCGAAATGGGTCAGGGTCAGGCCCTGTTCCAGAAGCAGTCGCATATAGGTCGACAGTGGCCGGTGCCAGTTCCGGATCCGGATCCCCCGCCATTCGATCCAGGCCGAGCGTTCCTCCAGATACTGGTCCATGGCGTGGGCGCGGCGACCGTCGGCCAGGGTCTGCCAGCCCATCTCCGCGACGTCTCCAGCGGAGTTGTAGGCCGCCAGGTTGCCGATCAGCAGGACGCCGCCGGGGGCCAGCACCCGCGTCATCGCGGCGATCGCCGCCGCCGCGTCGGGGATGTCGATCAGGGACAGGTAGGCGACCACCAGATCGAACGCGCCGTCCTCGAAGCCCAGGCTCTCTGCACCTTCGACACGATAGTCGCCCGACGGATCGAGCGCCCGCGCCCGGTCGATCAGGCTGGGGGCCGGGTCGATGCCGGTGACCGCGATGCCCTCGGCGGCCAGCATCCGGCAGAACCGTCCCTCGCCACAGCCGACGTCCAGGGCGCGCCGAAAACCGCCCGCCCGGACGCGCGCCATCATCGGTCCGTCCAGCACCGACTGCCGGCCGAAATCGC
Encoded proteins:
- a CDS encoding DUF1489 domain-containing protein, which gives rise to MPLHMIKLCVGVAHVETLERRAAKGQWLTVNTRMTPKRADEIEDGGSIYWVMKGSVVCRMPILDISTTGEGKAKMCLIRLSPEVIRTAPQARRPFQGWRYLEPKDAPADLSSMDPGDLPDDLATQLRELGAW
- a CDS encoding 50S ribosomal protein L11 methyltransferase, producing the protein MSQTALQIIARGPRAAAEAAAEAIDADVMLEGATYSILEEDEDKGIWRIDAFPTTADEAEALQARLAEHPEVTVHVEVLADADWLAMSLSGLPPVKAGRFFVYGAHDQGQVPLSAVALKIDAGAAFGTGHHGTTVGCLVAYDELLKRETFDKVLDVGCGTGVLAIAAAKTGSKVAVGTDIDGPSVRIANENAKLNQARASFVHASGLNDRRVRQHGPYDLVFANILAPPLVALSQDIKLALRIGGVAILSGLLRTQERRVTAAYLSKGFRLERRIHRDAWSALVLRRMG
- a CDS encoding DUF3126 family protein, with the protein product MNATDMKRIETHLKKTFNTGGIAVKPRPKVTDSAEVYVGDEFIGVVFDDEDEDGSFMFEMAILAEDLAAD
- the cysE gene encoding serine O-acetyltransferase; this encodes MSTPPRLEVVADQEAPSIWSQLRASAEEATRSEPHLGSMMNATILSHFDLANALSFQIARKIGDAELAQMSVREVCAFAFWSDPSIVAAAEADLQAVAERDPAIRSLLQPFLYFKGFQALQASRVAHWLWTQGRETLAFHFQSRISELFQIDIHPGAKLGKGLFFDHGTGIVIGETAVVGDEVSMLHGVTLGGTGAQRGDRHPKIGRGVLLGAGAKVLGNIEVGDFAKVASGSVVLKPVPSGCTVAGVPARLVNCPTGDAPARTMDHTLADVVYDFVI
- a CDS encoding NUDIX hydrolase, which gives rise to MPTPVPWQDLGHEVVHDTPWMQVTEHKAVAPTGRDARYGVVRFRNVATGILPVHADGTVTLVGQARFAHANYSWEMPEGGAPFDEDPLEGAMRELAEEAGLKAASWKLALRIEVSNSITDEIGLTWIAWDLTPVPLDPDPTEVLTVVRVPFMTLLHEIERGAIPDSFTVATAYRAYHMAKEGLLPGWLAHAMLTRS
- a CDS encoding nitroreductase, with the protein product MTDAVPLGAPLPLPTPSAELRARLAVRRSAPAQALTVPGPDRDAIKDILTLGARSPDHGKMTPWRFVVMGPESRAEIAEQLAALAVAKGLPGKALAVLAKLTAAPVSILVVSTARPGPKPVWEQELSAGAVCMNLEHAASAYGFSSCWITDWYSYDAEGAALFRVAEGERIAGFIHIGTAAEAPLERERPDIAALTRYQP
- a CDS encoding VOC family protein translates to MALPPSATAIAFVLTRDRTVSDAFYRDILGLTFKMDDGFAAVFDLNGADLRITHVPDHVGAPHPVLGWQVPDIASTVADLTAKGVVMTIYPGMGQDETGVWTSPDGKARVAFFPDPDGNMLSLTQC
- a CDS encoding class I SAM-dependent methyltransferase, with the protein product MTEDPQDDGWEQSAAAWIAHLGDDGDFGRQSVLDGPMMARVRAGGFRRALDVGCGEGRFCRMLAAEGIAVTGIDPAPSLIDRARALDPSGDYRVEGAESLGFEDGAFDLVVAYLSLIDIPDAAAAIAAMTRVLAPGGVLLIGNLAAYNSAGDVAEMGWQTLADGRRAHAMDQYLEERSAWIEWRGIRIRNWHRPLSTYMRLLLEQGLTLTHFDEPRAIGGDPARVAHYNRAPWFLMMEWRKPGLGG